The following are from one region of the Ruficoccus sp. ZRK36 genome:
- a CDS encoding DUF134 domain-containing protein, which yields MRPKKQRCIRCELTATVFKPRGVPTCELQMVVLEPDELEALRLADVERLHHEEAGARMGISRATFGRILERARGKTALALIEGHAIQTSEAPAEHSS from the coding sequence ATGCGCCCGAAGAAACAACGCTGCATCCGCTGCGAGCTCACGGCTACGGTCTTCAAGCCGCGCGGCGTGCCCACCTGCGAGCTGCAGATGGTCGTGCTGGAGCCGGATGAGCTGGAGGCGCTGCGGCTGGCAGATGTCGAGCGGCTCCACCACGAGGAGGCGGGTGCCCGCATGGGGATTTCGCGCGCGACGTTTGGCCGCATCCTTGAGCGCGCCCGTGGTAAGACCGCCCTTGCGCTGATCGAGGGGCACGCCATCCAGACCAGCGAAGCCCCGGCCGAGCACAGCTCTTAA